The following coding sequences are from one Apodemus sylvaticus chromosome X, mApoSyl1.1, whole genome shotgun sequence window:
- the LOC127674873 gene encoding histone deacetylase complex subunit SAP18, with the protein MAVESRVTQEEIKKEPEKPIDREKTCPLLLRVFTTNNGRHHRMDEFSRGNVPSSELQIYTWMDATLKELTSLVKEVYPEARKKGTHFNFAIVFMDLKRPGYRVKEIGSTMSGRKGTDDSMTLQSQKFQIGDYLDIAITPPNRAPPSSGRMRPY; encoded by the coding sequence ATGGCGGTGGAATCGCGCGTTACCCAGGAGGAAATTAAGAAGGAGCCGGAGAAGCCGATCGACCGCGAGAAGACCTGCCCGCTCCTGCTGCGGGTCTTCACCACCAACAACGGCCGCCACCACCGAATGGACGAGTTCTCCCGCGGGAACGTGCCTTCGAGCGAGCTGCAGATCTACACCTGGATGGATGCAACCTTGAAAGAACTGACTAGTTTAGTAAAGGAAGTCTacccagaagccagaaagaaggGCACACACTTCAATTTTGCAATTGTTTTTATGGATCTTAAAAGACCTGGATATCGAGTTAAGGAGATTGGCAGCACCATGTCTGGCCGGAAGGGCACTGATGACTCCATGACCCTGCAGTCACAGAAGTTCCAAATAGGGGATTATCTGGACATAGCCATCACGCCTCCAAATCGGGCACCTCCTTCGTCAGGGAGGATGAGACCATACTGA